One Buteo buteo chromosome 5, bButBut1.hap1.1, whole genome shotgun sequence DNA window includes the following coding sequences:
- the DISP3 gene encoding protein dispatched homolog 3 isoform X3, translating into MDTEDDPLLQDAWLDEEDEEVAFSSRKRREGALLCGKSPCKVRPLRVTLPVSGFWNIVGWVFTNPYCAGFILFLGCAIPAVLAVVMFLHYPALDIDISYNAFEIRNHESSQRFDALALALKSQFGSWGRNRRDLADFTSETLQRLIFEQLQQLHLNASHLGVSTRVKRSIPEGRTSSPKPRVHLNPGNRSSRTGRGAPRWDYSSTYISANTQTHAHWRIELIFLARGDSENNIFTTERLVTIHEVERKIMDHPRFREFCWKPHEVLKDLPLGSYSYCSPPSSLMTYFFPTERGGKIYYDGMGQDLADIQGSLELAMTHPEFYWYVDEGLSAENMKSSLLRSEILFGAPLPNYYSVEDRWEEQRRKFQNFVITYVAMLAKQSTSKVQVLYGGTDLFDYEVRRTFNNDMLLAFISSSCIAVLVYILTSCSVFLSFFGIASIGLSCLVALFLYHVVFGIQYLGILNGVAAFVIVGIGVDDVFVFINTYRQATHLKDLRLRMIHTIQTAGKATFFTSLTTAAAYAANIFSQIPAVHDFGLFMSLIVSCCWVAVLFTMPAALGIWTLYVSPLESSCQTSCSQKCTKKSALHLAEDLFIASEATSRAGRETLPYLDDDIPLLSVEEEPGSLEMGDVPLVSVMPENLQLPAEKSNRGQLITHLQELLEHWVLWSAVKSRWVIVGLFLLVLLLSIFFASRLHPASRAPVLFRPDTNIQVLLDLKYNLSAEGISCITCSGLFQEKPHSLQNNIRTSLEKKKRGSGSPWGSKGSISDTGQQDLQGTVYISKSRSKGRPAIYRFSLNASVPAPWQTVSPGDGEVPSFQVYRVPFGNFTRKLTACVSTVGLLKQTSPRKWMMTTLSCDTKRGWKFDFSFYVAAKEQQRTRKLYFAQSHKPPYHGRVCVAPPGCLLSSSPDGPTKGILYVPSEKAAPKAKLSATSGFNPCMNTGCGKPAVRPLVDTGAMVFVVFGIRGVNRTRRPDNHVIGDMGSVIYDDSFDLFKEIGNLCRLCKAIASNTELVKPGGAQCLPSGYSISSFLQMLHPECKNIPEPNLLPGQLSHGAVGVKDGKVQWISMAFESTTYKGKSSFQTYADYLKWETFLQQQLQLFPEGSALRHGFQTCEHWKQIFMEIIGVQSALYGLVLSLVICVAAVAVFTTHILLLLPVLLSILGVVCLVVTIMYWSGWEMGAVEAISLSILVGSSVDYCVHLVEGYLLAGENLPLHQAEDPTACRQWRTIEAVRHVGVAIVSSAVTTVIATVPLFFCIIAPFAKFGKIVALNTGVSILYTLTVSTALLSIMGPGTFIRSRTSCLKAVVGVLLAGLLGLCICLALLKSGFKIPLPNGTAL; encoded by the exons ATGGACACAGAGGATGACCCCTTGTTACAGGATGCCTGGCTagatgaggaagatgaagaggTAGCCTTCAGCTCCCGGAAGAGACGAGAGGGTGCTCTGTTGTGTGGGAAAAGCCCATGCAAAGTCAGGCCCCTGCGTGTCACACTGCCAGTGTCTGGCTTCTGGAATATTGTTGGCTGGGTATTTACCAACCCGTACTGCGCTGGCTTCATCCTTTTCCTGGGCTGTGCCATCCCTGCTGTTCTTGCTGTTGTCATGTTCCTCCACTACCCAGCCCTGGATATTGACATCTCCTACAATGCTTTCGAGATACGCAACCATGAGTCCTCTCAGCGCTTTGATGCACTTGCCTTGGCCCTCAAGTCCCAGTTTGGGTCATGGGGGAGGAACCGCCGAGACCTGGCTGACTTTACCTCTGAAACCCTGCAGAGGCTCATCTTtgagcagctccagcagcttcaCCTCAATGCTTCCCATCTTGGGGTCAGCACGCGGGTCAAGCGCAGCATCCCAGAGGGCAGGACGAGCTCCCCCAAGCCCCGTGTCCACCTGAACCCAGGAAACCGGAGTTCCCGAACTGGGAGGGGTGCCCCACGCTGGGACTACTCCAGCACTTACATCAGCGCcaacacacagacacatgccCACTGGCGCATCGAGCTCATTTTTCTGGCTCGGGGGGACTCTGAAAACAACATCTTTACCACTGAGCGCCTGGTTACCATCCATGAGGTTGAGCGCAAGATCATGGACCACCCTCGCTTCCGGGAGTTCTGCTGGAAGCCCCATGAGGTCTTGAAGGACCTGCCCCTGGGCTCTTATTCCTactgctcccctcccagctccctcatGACCTACTTCTTCCCCActgagagaggagggaagatTTACTATGATGGCATGGGACAAGACCTTGCTGACATCCAAG GGTCTCTGGAGCTGGCCATGACCCACCCTGAATTCTACTGGTATGTGGATGAGGGCTTGTCTGCTGAGAACATGAAGAGCTCCCTGCTGCGGAGTGAAATCCTCTTTGGGGCACCACTGCCAAACTACTACTCAGTAGAGGACCGCTGGGAGGAGCAGCGCCGCAAGTTCCAGAACTTTGTCATCACCTATGTGGCCATGCTGGCCAAGCAGTCCACAAG CAAAGTCCAGGTGCTGTACGGAGGGACGGATTTGTTTGACTATGAAGTGAGGAGGACTTTCAACAATGACATGTTGCTGGCCTTCATCAGCAGTAGCTGCATAGCTGTCTTGGTCTACATCCTTACCTCCTGCTCAG TGTTCCTGTCATTCTTTGGCATTGCCAGTATTGGACTAAGCTGCCTGGTGGCTCTGTTCCTGTACCATGTCGTATTTGGGATCCAGTACCTGGGTATACTCAATGGTGTGGCTGCCTTTGTCATTGTGGGGATTG GGGTTGATGATGTCTTTGTTTTCATCAACACCTACCGCCAAGCCACACACCTCAAGGACCTGCGACTGCGCATGATCCACACTATCCAGACAGCAGGGAAGGCCACCTTCTTCACTTCCCTGACCACAGCTGCAGCATATGCTGCCAACATCTTCTCTCAG ATCCCAGCTGTGCATGACTTTGGACTCTTCATGTCGCTGATTGTGTCCTGCTGCTGGGTAGCTGTGCTCTTCACAATGCCAGCTGCTCTTGGAATATGGACCCTTTATGTGTCCCCACTAGAGAGCTCCTGTCAAACCAG CTGTAGTCAGAAGTGCACCAAAAAGAGTGCCTTGCACCTGGCTGAAGATCTCTTCATTGCCTCGGAGGCCACCTCCAGAGCAGGCAGAGAGACGCTTCCCTATCTTGATGATGACATCCCACTGCTCAGTGTGGAGGAAGAGCCTG GCTCCCTGGAAATGGGGGATGTCCCCTTGGTATCTGTGATGCCAGAAAatctgcagctccctgcagagaAGAGTAACCGGGGTCAATTGATAACTCATCTGCAGGAACTGCTGGAACACTGGGTGCTGTGGTCTGCAGTGAAGAGCAGATGGGTGATTGTGG GGctctttctccttgttttgCTCCTGTCCATATTCTTTGCTAGCCGCCTCCATCCAGCTAGCCGTGCTCCAGTCTTGTTCCGGCCAGACACTAACATCCAGGTGCTGCTAGACCTGAAATACAACCTGAGTGCTGAAGGCATCTCCTGTATTACCTGCTCAG GTTTGTTTCAGGAAAAGCCCCACAGTTTGCAGAACAACATCCGAAcctccttggaaaaaaagaagaggggcTCAGGGTCACCTTGGGGAAGCAAAGGGAGCATAAGTGATACAGGGCAGCAAG atctCCAGGGGACTGTGTATATCTCCAAGTCCAGAAGCAAGGGAAGACCAGCCATCTACAGATTCTCACTGAATGCCAGTGTCCCTGCCCCCTGGCAGACGGTGTCACCGGGAGACGGGGAGGTGCCTTCATTCCAG GTGTATAGAGTGCCTTTCGGTAACTTCACCAGGAAGCTGACAGCTTGTGTGTCCACAGTAGGGCTGCTTAAGCAGACGAGCCCCAGGAAGTGGATGATGACCACCTTGTCCTGTGACACCAAGAGAGGCTGGAAGTTCGACTTCAGTTTCTACGTGGCCGCCAAGGAGCAACAGCGAACACG GAAACTGTATTTTGCCCAGTCGCATAAGCCCCCTTACCATGGCCGAGTGTGTGtagcacctcctggctgtcttctCAGCTCTAGCCCAGATGGACCCACCAAAGGCATCCTCTATGTTCCCAGTGAGAAAG CAGCACCCAAAGCAAAACTGTCAGCCACTTCTGGATTTAATCCTTGCATGAACACGGGCTGTGGGAAGCCAGCAGTGCGACCACTGGTAGACACAGGAGCCATGGTGTTTGTAGTGTTTGGTATCAGAGGTGTTAATCGCACGAGACGCCCGGACAACCACGTCATCGGAGACATG GGCAGCGTTATCTATGATGACAGCTTCGACCTCTTCAAAGAGATTGGCAACCTGTGCCGCCTCTGCAAAGCCATAGCCAGCAACACCGAGCTAGTGAAGCCAGGAGGGGCTCAGTGCCTGCCCTCTG gttACAGCATCTCCTCCTTTCTGCAGATGTTGCATCCTGAGTGCAAGAACATCCCTGAGCCAAACCTGCTGCCCGGACAGCTCTCTCATGGGGCAGTGGGGGTGAAGGATGGGAAGGTGCAGTGGATCTCCATGGCATTTGAATCG ACAACCTACAAAGGGAAATCTTCCTTCCAGACATATGCTGACTACCTGAAATGGGAGACATTCCTGCAGCAGCAACTCCAGCTCTTCCCAGAGGGCTCTGCTCTCCGGCACGGTTTCCAGACCTGTGAGCACTGGAAGCAGATCTTCATGGAGATTATAG gagtGCAGAGTGCCCTGTATGGTCTCGTCCTCTCGCTGGTTATTTGTGTGGCTGCAGTGGCGGTGTTTACCACTcacatcctcctcctgctgccagtgctgctcAGCATTTTAG GGGTGGTCTGCTTGGTGGTGACAATCATGTACTGGTCTGGCTGGGAAATGGGAGCTGTGGAAGCCATTTCCCTCTCCATCCTCGTTGGCTCTTCTGTTGATTACTGCGTGCACTTGGTGGAGGGCTACCTGCTGGCAGGGGAAAACCTGCCACTACACCAGGCAGAG GACCCCACAGCGTGCCGCCAGTGGAGGACGATTGAAGCAGTCCGTCACGTGGGTGTGGCAATTGTCTCGAGCGCCGTCACCACAGTGATTGCCACCGTCCCGCTCTTCTTCTGCATCATTGCCCCTTTTGCTAAGTTTGGGAAGATTGTGGCCCTCAACACAGGAGTCTCCATCCTGTACACATTAACTgtgagcacagccctgctgagcaTCATGGGGCCTGGCACCTTCATCCGCAGCAGGACTTCCTGCCTCAAGGCTGTGGTGGGGGTGCTTCTTGCTGGCCTGCTGGGTCTATGCATCTGCCTTGCCCTGCTGAAGAGTGGATTTAAGATCCCTCTCCCTAACGGGACAGCCCTGTAA
- the DISP3 gene encoding protein dispatched homolog 3 isoform X2 produces the protein MPLTQPPAWRQTQALDMDTEDDPLLQDAWLDEEDEEVAFSSRKRREGALLCGKSPCKVRPLRVTLPVSGFWNIVGWVFTNPYCAGFILFLGCAIPAVLAVVMFLHYPALDIDISYNAFEIRNHESSQRFDALALALKSQFGSWGRNRRDLADFTSETLQRLIFEQLQQLHLNASHLGVSTRVKRSIPEGRTSSPKPRVHLNPGNRSSRTGRGAPRWDYSSTYISANTQTHAHWRIELIFLARGDSENNIFTTERLVTIHEVERKIMDHPRFREFCWKPHEVLKDLPLGSYSYCSPPSSLMTYFFPTERGGKIYYDGMGQDLADIQGSLELAMTHPEFYWYVDEGLSAENMKSSLLRSEILFGAPLPNYYSVEDRWEEQRRKFQNFVITYVAMLAKQSTSKVQVLYGGTDLFDYEVRRTFNNDMLLAFISSSCIAVLVYILTSCSVFLSFFGIASIGLSCLVALFLYHVVFGIQYLGILNGVAAFVIVGIGVDDVFVFINTYRQATHLKDLRLRMIHTIQTAGKATFFTSLTTAAAYAANIFSQIPAVHDFGLFMSLIVSCCWVAVLFTMPAALGIWTLYVSPLESSCQTSCSQKCTKKSALHLAEDLFIASEATSRAGRETLPYLDDDIPLLSVEEEPGSLEMGDVPLVSVMPENLQLPAEKSNRGQLITHLQELLEHWVLWSAVKSRWVIVGLFLLVLLLSIFFASRLHPASRAPVLFRPDTNIQVLLDLKYNLSAEGISCITCSGLFQEKPHSLQNNIRTSLEKKKRGSGSPWGSKGSISDTGQQDLQGTVYISKSRSKGRPAIYRFSLNASVPAPWQTVSPGDGEVPSFQVYRVPFGNFTRKLTACVSTVGLLKQTSPRKWMMTTLSCDTKRGWKFDFSFYVAAKEQQRTRKLYFAQSHKPPYHGRVCVAPPGCLLSSSPDGPTKGILYVPSEKAPKAKLSATSGFNPCMNTGCGKPAVRPLVDTGAMVFVVFGIRGVNRTRRPDNHVIGDMGSVIYDDSFDLFKEIGNLCRLCKAIASNTELVKPGGAQCLPSGYSISSFLQMLHPECKNIPEPNLLPGQLSHGAVGVKDGKVQWISMAFESTTYKGKSSFQTYADYLKWETFLQQQLQLFPEGSALRHGFQTCEHWKQIFMEIIGVQSALYGLVLSLVICVAAVAVFTTHILLLLPVLLSILGVVCLVVTIMYWSGWEMGAVEAISLSILVGSSVDYCVHLVEGYLLAGENLPLHQAEDPTACRQWRTIEAVRHVGVAIVSSAVTTVIATVPLFFCIIAPFAKFGKIVALNTGVSILYTLTVSTALLSIMGPGTFIRSRTSCLKAVVGVLLAGLLGLCICLALLKSGFKIPLPNGTAL, from the exons GCACTGGACATGGACACAGAGGATGACCCCTTGTTACAGGATGCCTGGCTagatgaggaagatgaagaggTAGCCTTCAGCTCCCGGAAGAGACGAGAGGGTGCTCTGTTGTGTGGGAAAAGCCCATGCAAAGTCAGGCCCCTGCGTGTCACACTGCCAGTGTCTGGCTTCTGGAATATTGTTGGCTGGGTATTTACCAACCCGTACTGCGCTGGCTTCATCCTTTTCCTGGGCTGTGCCATCCCTGCTGTTCTTGCTGTTGTCATGTTCCTCCACTACCCAGCCCTGGATATTGACATCTCCTACAATGCTTTCGAGATACGCAACCATGAGTCCTCTCAGCGCTTTGATGCACTTGCCTTGGCCCTCAAGTCCCAGTTTGGGTCATGGGGGAGGAACCGCCGAGACCTGGCTGACTTTACCTCTGAAACCCTGCAGAGGCTCATCTTtgagcagctccagcagcttcaCCTCAATGCTTCCCATCTTGGGGTCAGCACGCGGGTCAAGCGCAGCATCCCAGAGGGCAGGACGAGCTCCCCCAAGCCCCGTGTCCACCTGAACCCAGGAAACCGGAGTTCCCGAACTGGGAGGGGTGCCCCACGCTGGGACTACTCCAGCACTTACATCAGCGCcaacacacagacacatgccCACTGGCGCATCGAGCTCATTTTTCTGGCTCGGGGGGACTCTGAAAACAACATCTTTACCACTGAGCGCCTGGTTACCATCCATGAGGTTGAGCGCAAGATCATGGACCACCCTCGCTTCCGGGAGTTCTGCTGGAAGCCCCATGAGGTCTTGAAGGACCTGCCCCTGGGCTCTTATTCCTactgctcccctcccagctccctcatGACCTACTTCTTCCCCActgagagaggagggaagatTTACTATGATGGCATGGGACAAGACCTTGCTGACATCCAAG GGTCTCTGGAGCTGGCCATGACCCACCCTGAATTCTACTGGTATGTGGATGAGGGCTTGTCTGCTGAGAACATGAAGAGCTCCCTGCTGCGGAGTGAAATCCTCTTTGGGGCACCACTGCCAAACTACTACTCAGTAGAGGACCGCTGGGAGGAGCAGCGCCGCAAGTTCCAGAACTTTGTCATCACCTATGTGGCCATGCTGGCCAAGCAGTCCACAAG CAAAGTCCAGGTGCTGTACGGAGGGACGGATTTGTTTGACTATGAAGTGAGGAGGACTTTCAACAATGACATGTTGCTGGCCTTCATCAGCAGTAGCTGCATAGCTGTCTTGGTCTACATCCTTACCTCCTGCTCAG TGTTCCTGTCATTCTTTGGCATTGCCAGTATTGGACTAAGCTGCCTGGTGGCTCTGTTCCTGTACCATGTCGTATTTGGGATCCAGTACCTGGGTATACTCAATGGTGTGGCTGCCTTTGTCATTGTGGGGATTG GGGTTGATGATGTCTTTGTTTTCATCAACACCTACCGCCAAGCCACACACCTCAAGGACCTGCGACTGCGCATGATCCACACTATCCAGACAGCAGGGAAGGCCACCTTCTTCACTTCCCTGACCACAGCTGCAGCATATGCTGCCAACATCTTCTCTCAG ATCCCAGCTGTGCATGACTTTGGACTCTTCATGTCGCTGATTGTGTCCTGCTGCTGGGTAGCTGTGCTCTTCACAATGCCAGCTGCTCTTGGAATATGGACCCTTTATGTGTCCCCACTAGAGAGCTCCTGTCAAACCAG CTGTAGTCAGAAGTGCACCAAAAAGAGTGCCTTGCACCTGGCTGAAGATCTCTTCATTGCCTCGGAGGCCACCTCCAGAGCAGGCAGAGAGACGCTTCCCTATCTTGATGATGACATCCCACTGCTCAGTGTGGAGGAAGAGCCTG GCTCCCTGGAAATGGGGGATGTCCCCTTGGTATCTGTGATGCCAGAAAatctgcagctccctgcagagaAGAGTAACCGGGGTCAATTGATAACTCATCTGCAGGAACTGCTGGAACACTGGGTGCTGTGGTCTGCAGTGAAGAGCAGATGGGTGATTGTGG GGctctttctccttgttttgCTCCTGTCCATATTCTTTGCTAGCCGCCTCCATCCAGCTAGCCGTGCTCCAGTCTTGTTCCGGCCAGACACTAACATCCAGGTGCTGCTAGACCTGAAATACAACCTGAGTGCTGAAGGCATCTCCTGTATTACCTGCTCAG GTTTGTTTCAGGAAAAGCCCCACAGTTTGCAGAACAACATCCGAAcctccttggaaaaaaagaagaggggcTCAGGGTCACCTTGGGGAAGCAAAGGGAGCATAAGTGATACAGGGCAGCAAG atctCCAGGGGACTGTGTATATCTCCAAGTCCAGAAGCAAGGGAAGACCAGCCATCTACAGATTCTCACTGAATGCCAGTGTCCCTGCCCCCTGGCAGACGGTGTCACCGGGAGACGGGGAGGTGCCTTCATTCCAG GTGTATAGAGTGCCTTTCGGTAACTTCACCAGGAAGCTGACAGCTTGTGTGTCCACAGTAGGGCTGCTTAAGCAGACGAGCCCCAGGAAGTGGATGATGACCACCTTGTCCTGTGACACCAAGAGAGGCTGGAAGTTCGACTTCAGTTTCTACGTGGCCGCCAAGGAGCAACAGCGAACACG GAAACTGTATTTTGCCCAGTCGCATAAGCCCCCTTACCATGGCCGAGTGTGTGtagcacctcctggctgtcttctCAGCTCTAGCCCAGATGGACCCACCAAAGGCATCCTCTATGTTCCCAGTGAGAAAG CACCCAAAGCAAAACTGTCAGCCACTTCTGGATTTAATCCTTGCATGAACACGGGCTGTGGGAAGCCAGCAGTGCGACCACTGGTAGACACAGGAGCCATGGTGTTTGTAGTGTTTGGTATCAGAGGTGTTAATCGCACGAGACGCCCGGACAACCACGTCATCGGAGACATG GGCAGCGTTATCTATGATGACAGCTTCGACCTCTTCAAAGAGATTGGCAACCTGTGCCGCCTCTGCAAAGCCATAGCCAGCAACACCGAGCTAGTGAAGCCAGGAGGGGCTCAGTGCCTGCCCTCTG gttACAGCATCTCCTCCTTTCTGCAGATGTTGCATCCTGAGTGCAAGAACATCCCTGAGCCAAACCTGCTGCCCGGACAGCTCTCTCATGGGGCAGTGGGGGTGAAGGATGGGAAGGTGCAGTGGATCTCCATGGCATTTGAATCG ACAACCTACAAAGGGAAATCTTCCTTCCAGACATATGCTGACTACCTGAAATGGGAGACATTCCTGCAGCAGCAACTCCAGCTCTTCCCAGAGGGCTCTGCTCTCCGGCACGGTTTCCAGACCTGTGAGCACTGGAAGCAGATCTTCATGGAGATTATAG gagtGCAGAGTGCCCTGTATGGTCTCGTCCTCTCGCTGGTTATTTGTGTGGCTGCAGTGGCGGTGTTTACCACTcacatcctcctcctgctgccagtgctgctcAGCATTTTAG GGGTGGTCTGCTTGGTGGTGACAATCATGTACTGGTCTGGCTGGGAAATGGGAGCTGTGGAAGCCATTTCCCTCTCCATCCTCGTTGGCTCTTCTGTTGATTACTGCGTGCACTTGGTGGAGGGCTACCTGCTGGCAGGGGAAAACCTGCCACTACACCAGGCAGAG GACCCCACAGCGTGCCGCCAGTGGAGGACGATTGAAGCAGTCCGTCACGTGGGTGTGGCAATTGTCTCGAGCGCCGTCACCACAGTGATTGCCACCGTCCCGCTCTTCTTCTGCATCATTGCCCCTTTTGCTAAGTTTGGGAAGATTGTGGCCCTCAACACAGGAGTCTCCATCCTGTACACATTAACTgtgagcacagccctgctgagcaTCATGGGGCCTGGCACCTTCATCCGCAGCAGGACTTCCTGCCTCAAGGCTGTGGTGGGGGTGCTTCTTGCTGGCCTGCTGGGTCTATGCATCTGCCTTGCCCTGCTGAAGAGTGGATTTAAGATCCCTCTCCCTAACGGGACAGCCCTGTAA